From the Orcinus orca chromosome 7, mOrcOrc1.1, whole genome shotgun sequence genome, the window ATGATTGCTAATCCGTAGGACTGTTGGGAGGAGTATGTGAAGCAGCAACTACAAAGTACCTGATGCATCgtagtaggtgcccaataaatgagTCCCTTCTCCCCCTTATCTCCTGGGTCAAGTTTGCTTCAAGCTAGGTTTAGTCACCTTTTCCAGGAACCTGTACTGAGGGCCTACCAGGTGCCAGATATTCTGCTGTGCCCTGGGAGAGACACCAACAAAGGAAGAGGCTGGACCAATGTGTAGTGGGGAGGGGAAACAGGATGCATTTTGAAGTAACCCATGAGAACACAATACCTGATCAATGAAATGTTCTCCTCAAAGCAATAGCCTCAGGAAGGAGCACGGTTGTTCCGGAGACACTGACACTCTGGCAAACACTGACGTCAGCCACTGACTCTCCTCCCAGGCCCGGCCTGGCGCATTCCCCCGTCAGGGAGAGCTGGGGCAAGAGCTTCCCTTTCAGGAAAACGGAGTCTTGGCGAAGGGAACGACCCACCCAGAGTCACAGACAGGGTGAGAGCAGAACCAGaagacagggttttttttttttttttttttttttgctggatcatatagcaatttaatttttaatttttttaacatctttattggagtatcattgctttacaatggtgtgttagtttctgctttataacaaggtgaatcagctatacatatacatctatccccttatctcctccctcttgcgtctccctcccaccctccctatcccagccctctaggtggtcacaaagcaccgagctgatctccctgtgctatgcggctgcttcccactagctatctaccttacatttggtagtgtatatatgtccatgcctctctctcacttcgtcccagcttacccttccccctccctgtgtcctcaagtgcattctctagtaggtctgtgtctttactcctgtcctgcccctaggttcttcagaacctttttttttttttttttagactccatatatatgtgttagcatacggtatttgtttttctttttctgacttacttcactccatatgacagactctatgtacatccacctcactacaaatgactcaatttcgtttctttttatggctgagtaatattctgttgtatatatgtgccgcatcttctttatccattcatctgtcaatggacacttaggttgcttccgtgtcctggctattgtaaatagagctgcaatgagcattgtggtacatgactctttttgaattatggttttctcagggtatacgcccagtagtgggattgctgggtcgtatggtagttctatttgtagtttattaaggaacctccatactgttctccatagtggctgtatcgatttacattcccaccaacagtgcaagagggttcccttttctccacaccctctccagcatttattgttcgtagattttttgatgatggccattctgactggtgtgaggtgatacctcattgtagttttgatttgcatttctctaatgattagtgatgttgggcatcctttcatgtgtttgttggcatctgtgtatcttctttggagaaatgtctatttaggtcttctgcccatttttggattgggttgtttgtttttttgatattgagctgcttgtaaattttggagattaatcctttgtcagtctattcatttgcaaatattttctcccatccttttcatcttgcttatggtttcctttactgtgcaaaagcttttcagtttcatgagatcccatctgtttatttttatttttttacttccatttctgtaggaggtgggtcaaaaaggatcttgctgtgatgtatgtcatacagtgttctgcctatgttttcctctaagagttttatagtgtctggccttacatttagggaaGACGGCGCTTTTGGTGTCTGAGGTCTTACCAATACACAGAAGCACCTCCCATCCTTGCTTTATTTTCACAAGCTGCATTAGAGATGGATAATTCTTCTCTAAATCAGGTGCCACAGCTCTGGCTCAGAACGGCTTTGGActcttttttaaataactaaaccCACCTCagcaggagggagctggggaTGTCCAAAGGCAGCTGTCTGTGGATCTGCTGGTAGTGGCTGGCTGGGAGTGGGAGCTGAGTGCACCAAGGTTACCGTCAAGTGCTGGGTGTCAGAGATCTGGATTTAAATGAACTTTGCAAGGGCCAGACCTTCCTTGGGTAGAAGAAAGGGGCTAAGGCTAGTAGACTCTTGTTTTCGGGACTTTGGGCTTTTCAAAGAGTCATTCAAAGAGTTGGTGGGCTGCTCTTCTGAAGCCTATTTGATAGCTTGGAGTCCTCAGGCTAGGTACGTGAAAGACCTTCCAGAAGCGAGATTTATTCCATTCTGAAGAGGTAACTCAGAAGGGTTTTCAGAAAGTTCTCTCCTGGGGCTTATGGGACTGAGGGGGTTTAAGTCTACTCCTGCTTGCAGGCAGGGGGTGGATTAGGTGACCCCCGAAGGACCTTGCTGGCGTCGGGATTCCGGGTGCCTTCGTGGCCACGTAGAGGTGCCTGTGGGCGCCGGTGAGTGTGCCGTGGGTGAAGGTGCGTGAGTGTGGCCGCCAGTGGGTGTGCCCGAGGAGCTGGGCCCAGGCTGCGCCCGCTGCGCCCACTTGTGGCTCCCAGGCGCCGCCAGGAGGAACCGCACCCTCGCCGTCTCTGCCGAGGGAGCCGCCGGAGAGGAGGAGCACCGAAGGCTGATGACACGAGGGCGCCGTCTCCCAAGTGATGGCAGCGCGCGCTGCTTCCTCGCCGCCTCCGCAGCTCAGCCCCGGACTCCTTACGTCAGGGTAGCCGGGTCCCCCCTCCGCGCGAGAGCCAGCGAGCAGctggagagcagagcagagcagagcgcGCCGCGGAGCCCCGGCGCCCTCTCTGCGCACGGATCCCCGCCGAGGCCAGGCGAGCCGGGCAGGAGGCAGCGCGGCCGAGCCCTCGCGGGACGCCGCCTTCGCACCCGGCTCTCCCCGGCCGCAGCGGCCGGGACCCGTGGGGCGCCGGGCTCGTCCTGGGAGCCCCCGGCCATGCGCTCCGGGCTCCGCGGTTCTCCTGAGCAGCCACCCGCGCCTGGGCCAGGGCGCCTCTTGCTGAAGTAGTTGGGCGCCCGGAGCAGGGGGTCGCCACGTCGGGGGCGCGGCCGGGACCCGCGGAGTCCGCCCCCGAGCGCGGGGAGCGGGGCCGCCTGAGCCGCCCGACCATTCCCTCCCCGGGCGGCAAGGAGGAGCTGGTGGCGGTCGCCTCCCGGCtgtggcagcggcggcggcgcgccTGCCTGGCGGCCGTCGGCGTGCTCCTGGCCATGGCTCTGGGGCTGCTTATCGCCGTGCCGTTGCTGCTGCAGGCGGCGCCCCCCGGGGCGGCGCACTACGAGATGATGGGCACCTGCCGCATGATCTGCGACCCGTACAGCGCGGCACCCGGCGGGGGCCCCGCGGGCGCCAAGGCTCCACCGCCCGGACCCAGCACTACCGCCCTGGAAGTCATGCAGGACCTGAGCGTCAACCCTCCGCCCCCTTTCATCCAGGGACCCAAGGGCGACCCGGGGCGACCCGGCAAGCCGGGGCCGCGGGGACCCCCGGGAGAGCCGGGCCCACCTGGACCCAGGGGTCCCCCGGGGGAGAAGGGCGACTCGGGGCGGCCCGGGCTGCCTGGGCTGCAGCTGACGGCGGGCGCGGCAGGCGGTGTCGGGGTGGTGGGTGGCGGAACCGGGGGCGGCGGCGACTCTGAGGGCGAAGTGACCGGCGCGCTGAACGCCGCCTTCAGCGGTCCCAAGATCGCCTTCTATGTGGGTCTGAAGAGTCCCCATGAGGGCTACGAGGTGCTCAGATTCGACGACGTGGTCACCAATCTCGGCAATCACTACGACCCCACTACTGGCAAGTTCAGCTGCCAGGTGCGGGGCATCTACTTCTTCACCTACCACATCCTCATGCGCGGCGGCGACGGCACTAGCATGTGGGCGGACCTCTGCAAGAACGGGCAGGTCAGTGACACCCctactcccacctccacccccgcaGATCCCCGCGGACCCTCGTTCCCACCCTGAGCCCCGAACCGCCTGGGAACCcagcctcccttctccccactcgCCAGCGCCCGAGCTCGCCCCGGCAGGGAGCGCACGGTAGCATCCCGTTTCCCGGTGCGCCGTGGTCGCAGTTATCCCATAGCTCCCGAGGTTGCGTTCCCAGAGCTCCGAGACCCCGCTACCTAAATTGCACTCTCCCCGCTATTTGCATACCCGCCTGAAGCCCCGTGGGCTTCTCGGAAACCTCACTCTTCTTTAGCTCTCTGTGCGCCCCATTCTCCCCTGTGCCCTCCCCGTCTCCTTTCTTCTCGGCCCCGGCCCCTGCTTCCCGCCTGTCCCCGCTGGGTCAATGTCCACGaagccctctctctccctccttcccggACTTGGAAACTGCGGAGCGTAAGGGACCGGGAAGGAGTTGGCTAAGTTGGAGAGAGAGCGTGGAGCCTGGGTGGGAGAGTGGACCCTGGAGCTGCAGGCGGAAGGCCGGCCAGGGGGCGCGCCACGTGGGGGACAAGGCAAGGGCCCAAGCGCAGGTGCCTGGGCCCACCCGCTGTGGTCGCTCGCCCCCAGGTCCGGGCCAGCGCCATCGCACAGGACGCCGACCAGAACTACGACTACGCCAGTAACAGCGTGGTGCTGCACCTTGATTCAGGGGACGAGGTGTACGTGAAGCTGGACGGAGGGAAGGCTCATGGAGGCAACAACAACAAGTACAGCACGTTCTCGGGCTTTCTTCTGTACCCGGATTAGAGGCGCCAGGAGCGCGAGGTGGGGTGGCTTCTGGCCGCCCTATGCCAGTGGGAGCgctctgttcctctgttcctTGGCGAGGACCACTCCCGCTTCCTGACATCGCTGGAAAAGACACATCCCTGCTGTCCTTCCTGCCCCGCTTCCGACCTCAGTGTGTCTGCGACTCGCCACGCTCTGGACTGCGCTCATGGTCTCTGTCCCCAGCCTAGGGCGGGAGAGCGGGACGCCAGAGCGGAGAAATGAGCGTGAATCTGAACCCCGGTGAGGCGGCAGCGAGGACTTTGCAAACCTGATTGGACTCGACAGGCCCGGAGGGACGCCTGCCCTCTTCCAGTCCCCCTCCTCCTAGGAGTGCCCTGAGACTGAGGGCTCCCAGCCCGGGCCACCCGAGGGAGGCCAAAGTGAGCACGCGCTCCCTGGGGCGTCCTTCTCTGTGACCTGAAATACTTGTGCAAATGTCCCTGTCTATAAGCCCAAATCCCACCCTCAGCAGAATCCCAGCAAACGGAAACTCCATCCTGCCTCAGACCCACCGCAATgcattaaattatgtttttagaCTATGGATTCCAATGTCTCTATCAGCGTGGCCCCAGGACCAGACCTCCAGATGTTCTCCTTGACATGAAGACCTAAGCTAGGCCCTGAATAGCTCCATCTATATACCCTGGTTGCCAGCCACTGCCTTGTCCCTGCCAGCTGGGATGGGAGAAAAGATGTGGGGAGATGGGAGGGCAGCATCTCACCCTTTGCGGGGAGTCTcccctgggctgggctgctgccTTGAATTGGAGGGGCccagaggagggtgggagggagattttGAGGGTGACAGGAGAGGGAGGTTCGGACCTTCAGGCTCCCAGCCTTGTGGGAGGAGGTCAAAGGCCAGGAGTTTCTgcagaaggaaaggggagaggaggcATTTCTGCAAAATGAGAGGCATGAATGAGGTATTTGCCATCTGGTGATGTCTGAGATCTCCTAAAAGGAAGTACAGAAATCCCTGAGGAAACACACCCACTCAGGCACGTAGTACATTCAGCACTACAGCTGATGTCCATTAACTTACACCAGCTGGGTCCATAACTCTCCAAGGAACTGGTAAACTGAGGCAAGTCTGTGGACTCTCCAGCTTGTATAATTCACCCAGAGCTGTGTGGTAACTGAGATAGACTCTATCCCTTGCAGCGGGACACCCCCTTTTGCGGGTCTTCCCGTGCGCACAGTGGTGTGGGACACCTGCTCTGAACCTGACCGTGTTTGTTTGGtccccctctttccttcccttcaccATTCCACACGCACACTCCACAtggtgttgatttttttcttttcacttttttattctgtgtTTAGGTTGAGTTCCGATAAACGGTACGTTATCTACAAAATAACTAGTTAGCAACCTGTTAGTATTTACGGAGCTCATTTTGACCAGTTGTTTGAAGAGAAATGTGAATGTGTACACAGAGGCAACCCCAGAGTGTGCTACCTATGTAAAactggatacacacacacacacacacacacacacacaccttgtggATATAATGTTGCGGTTGTCATGGCTAATCCGtgttacacacatgcacacacgtattCATACAGTCATGTCAATGTGGTGTGTGACATGTTCATGGCTACATGTCTGCCCCCAAATTACATTGTGCTCCCCTTTAATTCCTGGAGGATGCTTAAAACCGTGATTCCCATTTAAAAGACAGCTATACTCCCCACCTCGAGTCCTGTGTCTGTCGCTCTTTCTCTGTATGCTTTTATATTATTTGCTCTTACTTTATTTGTTTTATCATCATTCACTTGAATATTAGCAATGATTGCATCTGCTTCGAATCCAGGGATAAAGTGCTCAAAGAGAGCGAGGGGAGAAACAACATCCATGTGCAAACCACCATCTCTCCAGTTTCCGACCCAAATGAGTCCCaattccccacccaccccacccccagtgatTGTGGAGCCCaaacccagctgagcccaggaaCTGGGGAGGGCAGAGCCAACCCCGTCTACCGTTGCATACGTATCAATTTCTGATGCCTTGTCAATTGTATCATCCAGAAATGCGATTAAAACCAAATATCTGAGACTCAAATGAAGTCTAATTGCTATGGATCTGCAATCCCCACCGGGCCCCTAATCCTTTCTGACTTATTCCCCCCCTTCCTCTGATGAGATGGAGCTTAGACACAAAGCCCTcagtttaaatttcaaaaattaaaattgacaTGCAGCGGTGGCTTTCCTGGGAGCGGAAGGAATTTCTAAGGAACCCAGCTTTATCCTCTGCATTAAGAAGCAATTTGTACTTCTAACAAAACCCCCATCACTCCCCTTTGGTGGAAGGGCAGTAGAGACGCCTTGCCTGGGTCCGGCTGTTCACAATACTTGGACAAATTTGAATCTGAGATTCCTCCATCTGTATTCCCCGGGGCAACCGGGCTTCTTGCAATTCTAATGCCCAGCTTGCTGGGAGGAGCTGCCAGAGGTGTCAGCTACTAAAAGGATGATAGATTGATGAGGCAGCGGGTGGTGGGAGGCGCGGTCCACGGCAGGAGCTCGCCAGCCGAGGAACAACCCTCTCTGTGTCGACACGTTCTCTGTGTCCCAGGCAGGCCCCTCATGACCCACTGATCTACAATCCCATGATCTTCCTGGAGGACTCCCTGAGATGGGGCAGGTAGGGGTGGGGAGACCCCTGCCACCTCTGTGTACCATCAGTCTCGGGGTGCATGTGAAATGAAAGAAACTATTTGCTCCAGACACATCCTCTTTGTCTCTAGTTGGGTTGAGAATTATTATCAGTTGTGAAGTACCATTTTAAGTTCCTAATTACTTTTGGGTCCATTTTCTACCTGTGTTTTTAGGTTGGGCTGGATTATCATGCTTGCATCTTCCCAGAAGTAGAGAAGGTATTATTCTGTCCCTTTGGGAGGCGGAGAAATTAGGGCTCAGAGAGGCCTAGTGACTTGCCTGTGTTCACAAGGCTTATAAGAGACTGAGTGTGGACTTGAACTCAGGCCTGCAGGCCGTGCCTCTGCCTGACTGCACAGCTGGAGTGCATTCACCTCTCAGAGCTCCCAGGTGTTTGAGAGGAGGGCAAACAGGTGGGACACACTTCCCACTCCTTTCTCTGAATGAGGGAGTCTCAGCACCCTTCAAAGGGTCAGACGAGATGAAAGACCTGCTTCTTTGACCCAGGCTGCCCCCAGAGAGCACCCCAGACTCCTGAGGCATTTGGCTTGGGAACATCCTGTCTTGGGTTCAGTGTTGATGGCAGGACCCTTTGGTCACCCACTCCAAGTGTTCCGTGTTTACCTGTGTGTCTCCACCAgcaaccccaccaccacccttctCCTGAGGGACCACTGACCACCTTCTCCTATAATagctctcccttcttcctcttgcTGGAGGGGAGAGTTTAGCTGAAGGGAGCATGGCTGTCCCTGATCGCAGAGAGGGCCCTTGTTTCATTCCCAGAGTCCACATCTGGGTGAGTGATTATTTTCAGGACCGCCTGTGGGCATGAGATACGCACCTGGCCCAGGAAATTCGGATAGAAGTTATGCCGTCTGCTCCGTGAACCTCCTCTCTGTGTGACAGGTGGCTCTCTTAGGCACCCAAGACAAAACATCTAGGCTGCCCTCTGCATGGAGTTATGATGACACCATGGAGAGGCCATATTGTGGAGACCACTTGCTTAAACTTCACTGACCGCGCAGTCCTACTGGACAAACATTTTTTTGAGCACTAATCCCCAATATACGTATTTGACTTATGAATAATTTATGTATACCGCTGTCAATCCATACTTTCAAAATTCTATCtttttgtgtttatattcatCGAAGAATCTCCACATTCAAGTCCGTATCTATATTCCAGCTGGCTAACCAAGTTTGGACACAAGTCTCCtctcattgcaacaaaaagaaacaagggCTAATCCAAGTGTTTCTGTTCAACTTGCCATTTTTCCGGAATCTTAGGCAAAAATGTGTTCTTTTATGAGTCCCAGGTAAGTCTGTGCGCTTTAGTTCTTTGAGTGCACAGTTTCAATCCATATTTTAAGTATTAGTAAtgcttgattttctctttcctttttaggtTAAAAGTAAATAGAACCAAAGTTTCAGTATTTCCTTCTCTTATCTGATTTTGAAGACTGATGTTGGCATTGGAACCAAATCCTGGAATCAGGAAGGCCCGGGCTGGGGACAAAGCGTCTCCCAGGGCCCTGCTGGACATTGTGGAGGACGAAGCTGGCAAGTGGAAATGTGGAATTCTAGAAGCATGTTTTGGTCCCCTGTTATTGCCGTACCCTAGTTTCCTTCAACCAATGAGGGTGTTACACAAAGGAGCACAGGTCCCAGCAGTAGCTGAAGTAAATGATAGGagcagtcatttttaaaaacaaattttgtcctaagaatttcaaaaatactcaaaaggaaacagaataagGCAACACCCCCCATGTGCCTGTCTTCTAGTTTTCACACTCACTGCACCATGGCCATGGCCAACCAGGCAGAGCTACGGTTTTTATGGATTAAGCCCTCACAACGTGCCAAGAATTGACGCTGGGGCACAATTGTTTCCTCACAACGCCCCCGTGAAGTAAGGACTGCTAtcctcccactttacagatgaggaaactgaggcacaaggaggggcagtgacttgcccaaggtgggGGCAAGGGACTGGTGCTGAAATCTGTCGGAGCCTGGAAACCACatctttggggagtatagtcaggGCAGGGTGGTGAGGCCTCGAACGCAAACCACAACAAAGGCACCCTGATACAAGCAAGGCTCCCCAACAAGCACTCCAGAGGTGAAGCCACGTGTTGTGGAGGCTCCTACGTGTCTGCTCTCTCCCAACAGTGTCATCAGTTGATTTCCAGACTtctcactttcttccttcctactgTCCCATACACCAGTCATGCTGTTTCCTGTACTTGGAATCCTCTCCTCCGGGTTGGCGCCCACCCCCCTTTCAGGCACATCTCTCTTCTAGTAGCCTTCTAGCCCTCACCCTGGTGCCCCTTCCCCTAAGGACCATAGAACCCTGATCTTCCGTACCATGGTGCCTGCCACAAAGCTGTAATCCCATGTTCAGTTGTCTGTCTTCCCCATGGACGGCAGGCTTCACAAAGCAGACCCAGCATCTGTGTGAGTCACCAATGAGACCCACATTCCCAACTCCAGcacttagaatggtgcctggtaaacggtaggtactcaataaacgtttgtgaaatggatggatggacagatggatggatggatgcggGAATCCTGGGGGATCCTGACAGGGTAGATTTTGGAAAGACCTCTAGTGTCTGACTTTACAGCGGGATCAGAAGGGGTCTTCCCAGCAAGCTGCATTCTGCTTTTAACCAATGGGTCTCCATCCCCCTCCATCCCTGACTCTGAGTTGTTAAGGTTTGGGTGAGGGGTGAAGACTGCAAAAGAGCATTTATTGCAAGCTTCAAGGCCCTGGTTACAAAGCAGGAGAACCTGTCCAGTTGACATGAAATTATGACTACTGCCCACCGTGGCTTCTGGGCTGATTTAGGTCTCCTCCCCCCAGGGCCTCCAGGATGTCCCTCAACCTTCTGAGGTGGTTGGGCAGCAGCTTCACTTCCAGTCAGGGGTCCCTCATTTGGTGCTTTTGCAGTCCGgatgcttttattttctccaaatggAAAACATCTTTTGAAAAATTGTTGATGCAATCTGCACTTGCAAAAAATGTAAATAGTATACAGAAAtataagacagaaaataaaaattccctCTCTCCTTATGCAGTCTCCTTTCCCCAGAGGTAATTTCTGTTAACAGCTTGATTTGTATCGTTCCAGACTTTTCAAATGTACATATGTGTGGATTTGTTGGGGAAGAATTTAAAACTCTAAACACCGGCAGGTTCTGTACTTGCTCTTTCTTTTAGTGATTGCCCTTGAACAATGCTAAGGGGCCCTTAGTGCTGAGCCCTTTTCCCTTTCCACCGAGGTGCAAGCCATTGACCATAGACAAAGGACCTAGATTGGTTAAACAGAAGGAAGATTGGATCTTCCGTCATGAGACCTGGAAGCTGTTTCTTACATCCCTGCTCTAGCAGAGGAACAGCCTCTGCTAACAAGATTGCTCTTCCATTTAGATACAGATTCTGCCCTTATGTGGGAAAATCCTGCCTTATTTTCAAAGCAATGTAAACAATGTCTTCCATCTAATTTTCAGATATTCAAGTGTGTCCCCTCTTCCTGTTCTCACTATCTACCTCTTGGTATGTTACCTACACCCAGCAGCCCTTCCCCTGGGACtgagtaaatgaaagaaagaaagagatcaaCTCCTGCCAGCCAAGTTTTGCTCCTGCTGGTACACGGAAGAGGAAGGGAATTCCTTCCGTTTGCCTACTCAGTTGTGTACCCAGGTCCCCAGCCTGAGGTTTGGAGAATGgcccccttctctcttcccttcctctcttgcaGTTCCCGTGTGCAGGGCTGTGTGCTACTGCTTCTCCCCGATGCACtgcacctgggggtgggggaaggcggcaggggagggtgggacattCTGCACTGATGCCTGGTGACTGCAGGCCAGCTGAAGAGACTGACACAGGCACAGGGATGCCAGGCCACAGTGGGCATCTGACGTGCGCTCTGGAACCAGACTGAGCAGTGGGCAGCAGCTGAGTGCACCAAAATAGCTCAGCCCTTTAAAAGCAACCAGGTCATGACACagagtggaaagagaaaaaaaattgtagagtctgtcatacagagtgaagtaactcagaaagagaaaaataaataccgtatgctaacacatatatatggaatgtaaaaaaaaaaaaaaggttatgaagaacctaggggcaagacgggaataaagacgcagatgtagagaatgaacttgaggacacgtggagggggaagggtaagctgggacgaagtgagagagtggcatggacatatatacactaccaaacgtaaaatagatagctagtgggaagcggccacatagcacagggagatcaactcggtgctttgtgaccacctagaggggtgggatagggagggtgggagagagacacaagagggaggggatatggggatatacgtatgcctttagctgattcactttgttatgcagcagaaactaacacacctttgtaaagcaattatactccaataaagatgttaaaaaaattgaactgAGCCCTTTATCTGTATTATCTTGCTTAATATCAACAAggaaggaaagtgaggctcaacAAGTCAAATAGCTCAAAAATTCTAACAACTCTGGGAGAGGGGcagaattgaggcacagagaggtctggt encodes:
- the C1QL2 gene encoding complement C1q-like protein 2 translates to MALGLLIAVPLLLQAAPPGAAHYEMMGTCRMICDPYSAAPGGGPAGAKAPPPGPSTTALEVMQDLSVNPPPPFIQGPKGDPGRPGKPGPRGPPGEPGPPGPRGPPGEKGDSGRPGLPGLQLTAGAAGGVGVVGGGTGGGGDSEGEVTGALNAAFSGPKIAFYVGLKSPHEGYEVLRFDDVVTNLGNHYDPTTGKFSCQVRGIYFFTYHILMRGGDGTSMWADLCKNGQVRASAIAQDADQNYDYASNSVVLHLDSGDEVYVKLDGGKAHGGNNNKYSTFSGFLLYPD